Within the Candidatus Effluviviaceae Genus I sp. genome, the region GGGCCGCGGGAACGGTCGCGAGCGGTGGCGCTCGCAGTACCTGTGGGACCACAGCGGCGCCGACGAGGTCGGCGCGGAGCGCGCCCTCGAGGACGCGCGGGTGATCGGCCTCATGGCCGTGATCGCATTCTGACAGGGGAGGCGGACACGATGCGACACTTCCGGCGGACAGGACGAACGGCCGCGCTCCGCGCGGGCGCGCTCGCCGTGGGCGCCCTCGCCGCCGTCGTCGGCCTCTCGTCGTGCGCGGGCGTGCTGAGCGCGATCGAGGACAGGCTTCCGCCGCCGCACGAGGTCAAGGACGGGATGCTCTTCAGCTACTACTCGCCGTCGGCGCGGCAGGTCACGCTGGCCGGCAACTTCAACAACTGGGGCGGGACGCAGGGGGGCGGGCGGTACGACCCGAGCATCGACCCCATGAGCGACCCGGACGGTGACGGCGTCTGGACCATCGCCGTGCCGCTGCCGCCGGGGCGCTACCAGTACAAGTTCGTCATCGACGGCGGCGTCCGATGGGAGCAGGACCCGAACAACCCCGACAAGGCCACCGAGGGCGGGTTCGAGAACTCGCTCATCGTCGTATCGCCGGGCGTGCGGTACGCCGCCGAGGTTGTCACGGGGACTGGCGTGACGAGGGAGGCGACGCGGGTCGTCGAGCAGCCCGCGGACGCCGCGGC harbors:
- a CDS encoding glycogen-binding domain-containing protein; this translates as MRHFRRTGRTAALRAGALAVGALAAVVGLSSCAGVLSAIEDRLPPPHEVKDGMLFSYYSPSARQVTLAGNFNNWGGTQGGGRYDPSIDPMSDPDGDGVWTIAVPLPPGRYQYKFVIDGGVRWEQDPNNPDKATEGGFENSLIVVSPGVRYAAEVVTGTGVTREATRVVEQPADAAAVPVTFELAAPDAREVSVAGTFNAWDPLANPLAKGEGGVFRATLDIRPGSHEYKFVVDGTWVEDPANPETVPDPYGGKNSVLTVK